From the genome of bacterium:
TTGCGCCGATAGTTTTGCGGAATTCGGCCACGGCATTGGCTTTTTCAAGTACGACCGGAACACACGGGCCGGAACACATAAATTCCGTCAGCTCTTTGAAAAAAGACCGTTCTTTATGTACGGCATAAAATCCTTCCGCTTGCGTTTTGGTCAGACGAATTTGTTTCATGCCAATGATTTTAAAGCCGGCGTCCTGAATTTTGGCAATAACTTTACCTTGAAGATTTTTACGAACGCAATCCGGTTTCAGAATAGCTAGTGTACGATTTCCCATGTAATCTCGAGCTCCTTAAATAGTAATAAAATTCTAAAAGCCATAGTTGGTTGTATAATTGCAAAGCGCCTGCAATATAGAAGGTTCTTGCTTTTCGATCAATCTTTTTTTGACCAGAGCCCTTAACTTTTTTAGCTAATTTACGTCTAAGTCATGGGTTACATGAATAGGGCATTGATTTCTATACTGTTCCTTCGGAGTTTA
Proteins encoded in this window:
- the ndk gene encoding nucleoside-diphosphate kinase, translating into MGNRTLAILKPDCVRKNLQGKVIAKIQDAGFKIIGMKQIRLTKTQAEGFYAVHKERSFFKELTEFMCSGPCVPVVLEKANAVAEFRKTIGATDPKEAEPGTVRREFADSKGENIIHGSDSDDNAALEIAFFFHQSELIANL